A window of Gemmatimonadota bacterium genomic DNA:
CGGGAGATCGTCGTGGATGAGCGAATAGGTGTGCACCAGTTCCAGCGCTGTCGCGGCAGCGACGGCATCTTCCGCGCGGCCACCCACCGCCTCACAGGAGGCAAGACACAAGGCCGGGCGAATCCGCTTGCCCTTCGCGAGAAGACTGTACCGCATCGCGTCGTGAAGCGGCCGAAGAGAGGCCACATCCGACGCGATGGCCGCTTCCAGCGCGGGATTCACCAGGTCCGCAACTCTGGACAGAAGCGAGGCGATCTTCATGGGGTCAGGCCTCCGACGCTTCCGCACCGAAGAGGTCCAGCGTGACTTTCCCGTCTTCTTCACGAACGAGACGCTTCACGCGATTCTCCGCCACCGAGAGCATCTCATGGCACGCGCGACTGAGCGCCACGCCTTCCTCAAACAACCCGAGCCCCTCGGCCAGCGGCGCCTCTCCTGTTTCCAGAAGGGCGACGATCTCCTCCAGTCGGGCCAGCGACTCCTCGAAAGTCCCGGCCGCCTTCTTGTCATCAGCTCCCATGTCCGTCTCCTTCCGCGCAAGTCGCAGCCTCATCGCTGCACACCCGCACTGAATCTACCGTGCAGTCCACGGCTCCATCCTGCAACTGAACTTCGATTGCGTTCCCCGGAGCCAGTTCATGCGCCGAACGAATCAGATCCCCGGCACCCGATCGAACCGCAGCATAACCCCGTTCCAGAACCGCCAGCGGGGAAAGCGCCCGAAGGCTCCCCGCCGCACCGCCCACGCGCAGTCCCCGGTTCTCAAGCAAGATACGCATGGCCGTGTCGACTCTCTCGCGAAGCCCGTCCACATCCTGCGAGCGACGCCGGTAGAACTCCAGCGGGCGCCTGAATGCAGACGACGCGACGCGCAGATCCACCCGTTCCCGTACCGACTTGAGCCGAGCGGCCACAGCCCGCGCCATGCGGCCTCCCGTGCGCTCCAGAACCTCCGTCGGCACTTCTACCAGTTCGCGAACGCTGCAGGTGACCAGACGGTCCCCCAGGGATGCAAGATCCGACAGCAGCGCCTCGCGATCGGGCACGGCAAGCTCCGCCGCCGCGCTGGGGGTGGGAGCCCGAAGGTCCGCCACCGCATCTGCGATCGTGTGGTCCACCTCGTGACCGACCGCAGAGATCACCGGCGTCCTGCATTCCACCAGAGCCCTCGCGAGGACTTCCTCGTTGAAGGCCCAGAGATCTTCCAGCGACCCTCCGCCCCGCCCGACGATGAGTACATCCGCACCACCCCAGTCGTCCAGATCCGCCACCGCCCCGGCCACCTCCTCTGCAGCCCCCTCACCCTGCACGCGCGCAGGGCAGAGCACGGCCGTCACATGAGGAGCGCGACGGCCGAGCACATCCATGATGTCCCGCACGGCAGCACCCGTCGGGGAAGTCACGATCCCCACCGTCCGCGGATAGCGGGGAATCGGCTGCTTCCGGGCTTCATCGAACAGGCCTTCCTTCTGCAGACGAGCGAACAACTGCCGCCAGGCCAGCTCCAGTTCTCCGACACCCAGCGGTTCCAGCCGCGAGGCGATCACCTGATAACGGCCCTGTCGTTCGTAGACCGTGAGATCTCCGCGCAGGCGTACACGCTGCCCGTCCTCGGCCTTGAAACGCACGCGGGACGCACGCGACTTGAACATCACTCCCGACAGCGCGGCACCTTCGTCCTTCAAGCTGAAGTACAGATGCCCGGATGAGTGGTGCTTCACATTGGAGAGTTCTCCCTCCACCCAGACGGTCCCGAATCCCGATTCGATATGCGACTTCACCGCCTGCGTCAGTTCCGTAACGGAATAAACGCGCGCGTCGTCGCTCTCAGACAGACTGTTCGACCGGCTCATAGGCCTCCGCCGCAAGGACCGTGTTCTGCAGGAGGAGCGCGACCGTCATCGGGCCTACCCCCCCGGGGACCGGCGTGATCCACGCCGCCTTCGGAAGCACCGCGTCGAAGTCCACATCGCCCACCAGACGGCTGCCTCGCGGAGCAGCCGGGTCTTCCACGCGATTGATGCCCACATCCACCACGACCGCACCCTCGCGCACCATGTCCGCGGTCACCGTCCCGGCGCGCCCGACCGCCGCCACCACGATATCCCCGCGCAAGACCACCTCCGCCAGTTCCGGCGTTCGGGAGTGACAGATGGTGACCGTGGCATCTCCCCCGCGTCCCTTGGCAAGCAGCAGCATGGCCAGCGGACGGCCGACCAGATTGGACCTCCCCACGATCACGACATGTTTCCCCTGCGTCTCCACTCCCGAGCGCAGGAGAAGTTCCACAATCCCGGCGGGAGTACAAGGGACGAACCCCGGGGCTCCCCGCGCCAGTTCCCCCGCGTTCACCGGGTGCAGGCCGTCGACATCTTTCGAAGGAGGAATCCGGCGAATCACGCGGTCTGCATCCAGCCCTTCCGGCAGAGGAAGCTGAACCAGGATCCCGTGGACTGCTTCATCGGCGCCCAACCGCTCCACGACCTCTTCGAGATGAGCCTGCGAAACATCCGCGGGGACTTCATGCGTCCGCGCATCCATGCCGATCTTCCGCGCGGAGCGCTTCTTGTTGCCGACATAGACTCTTGACGCCGGGTCCTCCCCGACCAGAACCACATCCAGGCGAACCGTGACGCCACGCGCCTTCAAGGTGGCGACGCGGTCCGCCAGTTCGCGCCGGATCTCCTTCGCCGTCGCCTTCCCGTCCAGTATGCGTGCGCTCATCCTTCGAACTCCCTCCCGGGGCCGTGGTCTTCCAATCGTTCCTGTATGCGCTTCACCGAAAGTGCCCGGCCCGTCGCCGGGTTCACTTCCACCAGAACACCATTCAACCGAAGATCTCCCGTCGCCGGTTCCAGTCGCTCCGACCTGCCGGACAGAAACCGATGAAGCGCCCCTTCCGCCTTCATCCCGATCACGCCGTCGTGCCCGCCCGTCATTCCCGCATCCGTCTGGAACGCCGTTCCTCCCGGTAGAATCTGCGTGTCCGCCGTAACCGTATGCGTATGAGTTCCCACGACCATGCTGCACAGTCCGTCCAGATGCCTGCCCAGAGCCATCTTCTCGGAGGTGGCCTCCGCATGAAAGTCGACGAAGATCACCGGCGTCTCCGTGCGCAGCTCTTCCAGGAGCTTCCGTCCCGTTCGAAAAGGGCAGTCGACAGGAGCCATGAACACCCGCCCGATCAGGTTCACGACCGCGACCTTGCCCCCGGGAACTTCATACACCCCGTGCCCATGACCGGGTGTCCCCGGCGGGAGGTTTGCCGGGCGAAGCACCCGGGGCCGCGTTGCGATGAGGCGGACCCCTTCCGCCTTGTCCCATGAGTGATTGCCGCCGGTGAGAACATCGGCGCCCGCGTCGAAGAGCGCCGATGCGGAACGCTCGTTGACACCGAAGCCGCCCGCCGAGTTCTCCGCGTTCACAATGACCATGGAAGGCCGCTCGCGCTCGATGACCCGGGGAGCGAGTTCGCGCAACACACGCCGTCCGGGCCGACCGACCACATCCGCGATGAAGAGAATCCGCAAGGCGCCACGCTCTGCCAACGCACCCTCACTCGTCATGGGAAATCCTGCCGAACCCATCTATGGTTCGGCCATCCGTCCGGATCAAGAAGCCGCGCGCGCTGCCGGGGTCTTCTTCCGAGGCTTCTTTCCGGCAGGCGGTGGCTCCGCATCCAGCGCGTCTTCCAAGCGGGACACAATACCGCGAAGCCTCTTCTCCGTCCCGCTCGGCAGGCCTCTTCCGTTTCGTTGCGCGGCAAAGAGCTCTTCTGTGATGTTCAGCGCGGCCAGGACCGCGACCTGCGTCGTCGTTCCCTTGCTGATCATCGAAGATACCCGCGTCATCTCCTCATCCAGATAGCGGGCGATGGCGCGAACGGTATCGGGATCATCTTCGGACCGGATTTTGTAGTCTCGTCCCAGAATGGTCACGACCGTAGTCTGCACGGCTGAGCTCATGGTGCCCTCACCTCATGGGGAAGTTCGACCGACGCTTCGTTCAGCCCTCCAGCGCCCTTGCCTGCTCGATCATACGGCGAATCCGGTTCCGGACCCCCGCAAACTTCTTCTCCAGTTCCGCACACCGCTTCCTCAGCGATTCGACTTCGGCCGCATCCGCTGAGGAACCGTTCAGGTCCTTTTCCAGCGCGTCCAGTCGGGTGGCAAGCTCCTCAGCCTCTTCCCGCAGCGCGCCGTTCTCTCCGCGCAGGCGGGCCATGCGATCCGCAACGGCCCCCGCGCTCTTCTCCAGACGATCCAAGAGGTCTGCCTTCATGGCTGTCTCCGCAGTCAGTCCTGGCGAATCCGGGCGTCGAGATCTTCCGAAAGCCTCTTCGTGATCCGCTCGACCCGGGCGTCCACTTCGTCGTTGGTCAGACTTCGCTCCAGCGAGCAAAAGCGAAGGTTGTACGCAAGGCTCTTCAGATCCGCTCCGATCTGCTCCCCTTCGTAGACATCGAACAGGCTCACGCCCACGAGGAGTTCTCCCGCCGCCGAGCGAATCACCTCTTCCACCTGCGCATGCCGACAGGCTGCGCTCACCACCACGGCGAGATCGCGTTCCACTCCCGGGTACCTCGGAAGAGCACGGAACTCCGCGATCTCCTGCCGGGCACAACCCACTCGATCGACATCCACCTCC
This region includes:
- the xseB gene encoding exodeoxyribonuclease VII small subunit gives rise to the protein MGADDKKAAGTFEESLARLEEIVALLETGEAPLAEGLGLFEEGVALSRACHEMLSVAENRVKRLVREEDGKVTLDLFGAEASEA
- the xseA gene encoding exodeoxyribonuclease VII large subunit, with product MSRSNSLSESDDARVYSVTELTQAVKSHIESGFGTVWVEGELSNVKHHSSGHLYFSLKDEGAALSGVMFKSRASRVRFKAEDGQRVRLRGDLTVYERQGRYQVIASRLEPLGVGELELAWRQLFARLQKEGLFDEARKQPIPRYPRTVGIVTSPTGAAVRDIMDVLGRRAPHVTAVLCPARVQGEGAAEEVAGAVADLDDWGGADVLIVGRGGGSLEDLWAFNEEVLARALVECRTPVISAVGHEVDHTIADAVADLRAPTPSAAAELAVPDREALLSDLASLGDRLVTCSVRELVEVPTEVLERTGGRMARAVAARLKSVRERVDLRVASSAFRRPLEFYRRRSQDVDGLRERVDTAMRILLENRGLRVGGAAGSLRALSPLAVLERGYAAVRSGAGDLIRSAHELAPGNAIEVQLQDGAVDCTVDSVRVCSDEAATCAEGDGHGS
- the folD gene encoding bifunctional methylenetetrahydrofolate dehydrogenase/methenyltetrahydrofolate cyclohydrolase FolD, encoding MSARILDGKATAKEIRRELADRVATLKARGVTVRLDVVLVGEDPASRVYVGNKKRSARKIGMDARTHEVPADVSQAHLEEVVERLGADEAVHGILVQLPLPEGLDADRVIRRIPPSKDVDGLHPVNAGELARGAPGFVPCTPAGIVELLLRSGVETQGKHVVIVGRSNLVGRPLAMLLLAKGRGGDATVTICHSRTPELAEVVLRGDIVVAAVGRAGTVTADMVREGAVVVDVGINRVEDPAAPRGSRLVGDVDFDAVLPKAAWITPVPGGVGPMTVALLLQNTVLAAEAYEPVEQSV
- a CDS encoding TIGR00282 family metallophosphoesterase, with the protein product MTSEGALAERGALRILFIADVVGRPGRRVLRELAPRVIERERPSMVIVNAENSAGGFGVNERSASALFDAGADVLTGGNHSWDKAEGVRLIATRPRVLRPANLPPGTPGHGHGVYEVPGGKVAVVNLIGRVFMAPVDCPFRTGRKLLEELRTETPVIFVDFHAEATSEKMALGRHLDGLCSMVVGTHTHTVTADTQILPGGTAFQTDAGMTGGHDGVIGMKAEGALHRFLSGRSERLEPATGDLRLNGVLVEVNPATGRALSVKRIQERLEDHGPGREFEG
- a CDS encoding cell division protein ZapA, whose translation is MSSAVQTTVVTILGRDYKIRSEDDPDTVRAIARYLDEEMTRVSSMISKGTTTQVAVLAALNITEELFAAQRNGRGLPSGTEKRLRGIVSRLEDALDAEPPPAGKKPRKKTPAARAAS
- the zapB gene encoding cell division protein ZapB, with the translated sequence MKADLLDRLEKSAGAVADRMARLRGENGALREEAEELATRLDALEKDLNGSSADAAEVESLRKRCAELEKKFAGVRNRIRRMIEQARALEG